From the genome of Adhaeribacter pallidiroseus:
AACGCTGCATGTTGCTTTAGGATTTAAACTGGGCTATTACATATGGTAATCCCGATTAGTATTGTTTTTAGAATTGAAAACTAGGTAGTTCTTTCTTTTTAGATATGAAGCACAGGGTGTTACAAGTGAGATGTTTTTTATTGCTTGTTTTACTTATTGTGCCAGCATATTCCATTTCTGCCCAGCACAATCAAGCGAAAACCTGGCAAGTACGGTGGGCGGTTTCGAGCTTTTTGGCTTCCCGCACGCCTGTTATCCAATTAGGATTACAGAAAAGTATTAACTCAAATTGGGCTATTTCGGCGGAGTACGGTTGGTCTACGTACGGTATGCTGGATAAGAAATGGTATCCGGATACTGTGCGGGAAAACTTTACCTACCAGAAATTCCGGGCCGAAGTGAAGCATTTTACTTCTATTACCGAGTTGTCAAATAATCTTAAAACCCACCTTTATTGGAGCATAGAAGGAGTTTATATGCCGGAAAGGTACGCGAAACAAACCGATTACTTTTACCGGAAAGGTCAACAGTATGATTATTACTCTTCCCGAATCAAAAGCAATGTTTATGCTACCAGTTTCCACATCGGCGCGGAGTGGCGTTTTAAACAAAAACTGGTGCTGGATACGTACGCAGGGTTAGGTCCCCGGATTATTTATATTAAGCATCACAATACTGTGTTTGGGTATGATCCGCCTGATACGGGTACCAAAATAAGATTATTTGAAAGCAGGCGCGACAACACCGAAGGCTGGCACAGAACCTTGCACGTAGCCCTTGGTTTTAAATTAGGGTATTATATTTTTTAATTTTTTTCGTTCGGCTACGCGGTTTCTACTTTGCCGGCCAGGTAATCGGTTAGTTTGCCCCATTGAATATCCTGGAAACCCGCCCAGCCGCCTTCGGCAATCAGCGTATTTAAAAAAGCCCGCACCCCAGATTGGTAGTTATGGTTATTTATTTTCTCGTTTTTGCCGATTTGGTAACCAAACAAAGTAGTGCCCTGGCGTTCGATCCGGAAGGTACTGCTGGCTTCTTTTACAAAAAAATGCTGCGTTTCGTCTGATTCGTTTAGTGGGTTCGGGCAGGGATGTACCGTAAACTGAGCGGAATTTGCATCTTCCAGGATGCTTTCTATTTCTACCCAGTTTTCTACGTTTACGCCCGGTAAAATTATTTCTATGTAATAATGCGGTTCGGGTTTGGTTTGGGTAGGCTGCCCTTGCTGGTTGTACAATTTAAAAGTAGAGTTTATACCGGGTAATTGGCTCCAGCTATTTACCGCGAACAATTTAGTTAAACCACGGGTAAAGGCCGCTTGGGCTTCGGCTTCGTTGGCATATTTTTGTTCGCTGCAAAAGGTTTTATCCTTGCTCGCATCGCCGGTTAATACTTCCCATTCGTGTTTGAGTTTATCAATGATGTTATCAGCCCCCATTTTCTTTCCTGTTTAAAGTGAAACAAACCAGTGGCTCTACGAAGCCGGACCAGTGCTTGTTTTAATTTTAAACCTTATAAAAGCGATTTTTTAAATTTGAAACCCCAAAGCAAAAAAGAAAAGCCTGCTTTTTAGTTAAAGCAGGCTTTAAAATTTTAAAAAGCTGGTACTAAGTTATTTTATCGAAACCGCAGTAAGAATGCAGTACAGCCGGTAAGTTAATGCCTTCTTCGGTCTGGTTGTTTTCGAGCAGAGCGGCTACAATACGGGGCAAAGCCAAAGCGCTGCCGTTTAAAGTATGCAGCAATTGCGTTTTGCCGCTGCCGGGTTTGTAGCGCAAATTTAAACGGTTGGCTTGGTAAGTCTCAAAATTGCTGCAAGAGCTCACCTCGAGCCAGCGGTTTTGGGCCGCCGAAAAAACTTCCATATCGTAGGTTAAAGCCGAGGTAAAACCCATATCGCCGCCGCACAAACGCAGTACCCGGTAGGGCAACTCCAGTTTTTGCAATAAGCTTTGAATGTACTGGCTCATTTCTTCCAAGGCCGCATAGGATTTTTCCGGTTCTTCGATGCGCACAATTTCTACTTTATCAAACTGATGCAGCCGGTTTAAACCCCGCACATCGGCTCCCCACGAACCGGCTTCGCGCCGGAAACAAGGCGTATACCCCGCATTACGTACCGGTAATTTATCCAGGGCAATGATCTCATCGCGGTACAAATTAGTAATAGGCACTTCGGCCGTCGGAATCAGGTAATAATTATCAGCGGTGGCGTGGTACATTTGGCCGTCTTTATCGGGTAATTGGCCGGTGCCGTAACCCGAAGCCTCGTTTACCAAAATAGGCGGTTGTACTTCCGTGAAGCCGGCTTGCAGCGCTTCGTCCAGAAAAAAATTGATTAAAGCCCGTTGCAAGCGGGCCCCTTGCTTTTTGTAAACCGGAAACCCCGCCCCCGTAATTTTGTTGCCCAGTTCAAAATCAATAATGTCATATTTTTTAATCAGCTCCCAATGCGGCAGAGCCGTGGCGGGTAATTCCGGAATAGTACCGTGTTGGTATACGATTTCGTTATCTTCGGGCGTTTTACCTTCCGGA
Proteins encoded in this window:
- the serS gene encoding serine--tRNA ligase; the encoded protein is MLQLSVLREQTDLVVAGLNKKNYKNATQEVQTILDLDSQRRSLQARHDEEQARANNLAREIGTLMKSGRKAEAEALKAETAALKIVTKNLLEELSEIEKNLQNVLVKLPNLPHSSVPEGKTPEDNEIVYQHGTIPELPATALPHWELIKKYDIIDFELGNKITGAGFPVYKKQGARLQRALINFFLDEALQAGFTEVQPPILVNEASGYGTGQLPDKDGQMYHATADNYYLIPTAEVPITNLYRDEIIALDKLPVRNAGYTPCFRREAGSWGADVRGLNRLHQFDKVEIVRIEEPEKSYAALEEMSQYIQSLLQKLELPYRVLRLCGGDMGFTSALTYDMEVFSAAQNRWLEVSSCSNFETYQANRLNLRYKPGSGKTQLLHTLNGSALALPRIVAALLENNQTEEGINLPAVLHSYCGFDKIT